One window of Pseudomonadota bacterium genomic DNA carries:
- a CDS encoding potassium channel family protein, translating to MRLQTAAMVLAAIVLLGTAGFYGLGPSDVSITDALYMTLITITTVGYDEVIPIETLTSRIFTGLISISGFGTLTFLFTSLSVLFLERDLDETLRRRHVEHEIKKLSGHYLICGFGRVGRNVGRELKATHRHFVAVDPDETMLKAQLERFPGLLYLAGDASDDDLLFAACIENARGVFAVTGDDSLNLMIALTSKQLNPKARVVARCQEVRNAPKLRKAGADAIVSPDFTGGMRIASAMVRPHTMSFFDEMLRTEEGWRIEEIPLPESTPTFELQRLPPRSEHYMVVAVSTDKDLLYNPSPQQSVSSGDTLIVIASPEGRARVEQAINAFNR from the coding sequence TTGCGCCTACAAACAGCCGCCATGGTATTGGCCGCCATCGTTTTGCTTGGGACTGCGGGATTCTACGGGCTGGGGCCCAGCGACGTATCCATCACCGACGCCCTGTATATGACATTGATCACCATCACCACGGTGGGCTACGACGAAGTTATTCCCATAGAAACCCTCACCAGCCGGATCTTCACCGGCCTTATCTCGATCAGCGGGTTCGGTACGCTGACTTTTCTATTCACCAGCCTGTCCGTTTTGTTTTTGGAACGGGATCTGGACGAAACCCTACGGAGACGCCATGTGGAACACGAGATAAAAAAACTCTCGGGGCACTACCTGATCTGCGGCTTCGGCCGCGTTGGTCGCAACGTGGGCAGAGAATTGAAAGCCACTCACCGCCACTTCGTCGCCGTCGACCCGGATGAAACGATGCTTAAAGCGCAACTGGAACGGTTCCCGGGTCTGCTCTATCTGGCGGGCGATGCCAGCGACGACGACCTACTGTTCGCCGCGTGTATCGAAAACGCCCGGGGCGTATTCGCCGTCACCGGTGATGACAGTTTAAATCTGATGATCGCCCTCACATCAAAGCAACTGAATCCGAAGGCACGGGTAGTGGCACGCTGTCAGGAAGTGCGCAATGCGCCCAAACTGCGAAAAGCCGGTGCCGATGCCATCGTTTCTCCCGACTTTACCGGCGGCATGCGGATCGCTTCTGCCATGGTCCGCCCGCACACGATGTCATTCTTCGACGAAATGCTGCGAACGGAAGAAGGATGGCGAATCGAAGAAATCCCGCTACCCGAGAGCACACCCACGTTCGAACTACAACGCTTGCCACCGCGCAGCGAACACTACATGGTGGTGGCTGTCAGCACGGACAAAGACTTATTGTATAACCCCTCGCCCCAGCAGTCGGTTTCTAGTGGCGACACCCTCATCGTCATTGCCTCGCCCGAAGGGCGAGCGCGGGTCGAACAAGCCATCAACGCTTTCAACCGATAA
- a CDS encoding DUF427 domain-containing protein, with translation MKAIWNGQVIAQSNDTVVVEGNHYFPFDSVDQNFLRTSSTETVCPWKGTASYYDVIVAGEVNKDAAWYYPDPKPSANAIRGRVAFWREVEVV, from the coding sequence GTGAAAGCGATTTGGAATGGTCAAGTAATTGCGCAGAGTAACGACACCGTGGTGGTTGAAGGTAATCACTATTTTCCGTTCGATTCGGTAGATCAAAATTTTTTGCGCACCAGTTCTACCGAAACGGTTTGCCCGTGGAAAGGGACAGCTTCGTATTACGATGTAATCGTTGCTGGCGAGGTCAATAAGGACGCCGCTTGGTATTACCCGGATCCCAAACCGTCCGCAAATGCCATCAGGGGGCGGGTGGCTTTTTGGCGAGAGGTTGAGGTTGTTTAG
- the aroE gene encoding shikimate dehydrogenase yields the protein MTDRYAVMGNPIAHSRSPEIHRMFAEQTHQDLSYEAILVPADGFRQAVQDFFERGGQGINVTVPFKQDAFLIADQTHPRAEQAGAVNTLMRTVDGVLVGDNTDGEGLLRDLQRNHGVELAGRRVLLLGAGGAARGVMAPILEAGPLQLFVANRTPERADELAERFRDLGSVAAGGFTDVGVLPFDVIINATSASLRGEVPSLPATLIMPTTVCYDMVYAREPTAFMRWALGHGAAQAIDGLGMLVEQAAASFEIWRGILPETAAVINALRHAPP from the coding sequence ATGACCGATCGCTATGCCGTCATGGGCAATCCTATTGCCCACAGCCGCTCGCCAGAGATCCACCGGATGTTTGCCGAGCAGACCCATCAGGATTTGTCTTACGAGGCCATTCTCGTTCCCGCCGATGGTTTTCGCCAAGCCGTTCAAGACTTCTTCGAACGCGGCGGACAGGGTATCAATGTCACTGTTCCGTTCAAGCAGGACGCTTTTCTGATTGCCGATCAAACCCATCCCCGGGCCGAACAAGCTGGCGCGGTCAATACCCTTATGCGGACCGTGGATGGCGTGCTTGTGGGCGATAACACCGACGGCGAAGGGTTATTGCGCGATCTGCAGCGGAACCACGGCGTCGAGTTGGCGGGTCGACGCGTTTTATTGCTGGGTGCGGGTGGAGCGGCCCGTGGCGTTATGGCGCCCATATTGGAGGCCGGTCCGCTACAGTTGTTCGTGGCCAACCGCACACCGGAGCGTGCCGATGAACTGGCGGAGAGGTTTCGTGATCTCGGTTCCGTCGCGGCCGGTGGTTTTACCGATGTGGGCGTGCTCCCGTTCGATGTCATCATCAATGCCACATCCGCCAGTTTGCGCGGTGAGGTGCCGTCTTTGCCCGCGACGCTCATCATGCCCACAACGGTTTGTTACGACATGGTCTACGCTCGGGAACCCACGGCGTTTATGCGATGGGCATTGGGCCACGGTGCGGCGCAGGCGATCGACGGGCTCGGTATGCTGGTTGAGCAAGCGGCTGCCTCGTTCGAGATTTGGCGAGGAATACTTCCCGAAACAGCGGCGGTGATCAATGCGTTAAGGCATGCTCCCCCGTGA
- the hemB gene encoding porphobilinogen synthase: MTRFGASYPATRPRRLRQAEFSRRLVRENVLTTDDLILPVFVVEGEHRREPVPSMPGVARLSIDLLVEEARELVQLGMPAVALFPVTPPEKKTPNGEEAFNPDGLAQRAVRSLKSALPELGVITDVALDPFTSHGQDGLLNARGDVLNDETVAVLVQQALSHAEAGADMVAPSDMMDGRIGAIRAALECGGFTETRILSYAVKYASSYYGPFRDAVGSAANLGRADKKTYQMDPANALEALHEVALDLGEGADIVMVKPGMPYLDVVRRVKDEFGVPTFVYQVSGEYAMLKAASENGWLDETAVVLESLIAFKRAGADAILTYFAKQAAAWLRQL; this comes from the coding sequence ATGACCAGATTCGGCGCAAGCTATCCGGCAACCCGTCCCAGGCGTTTGAGGCAAGCGGAATTTTCCCGGCGCTTGGTGCGGGAAAATGTCCTGACGACCGATGATCTCATTTTGCCGGTGTTCGTCGTTGAGGGCGAACATCGGCGTGAGCCGGTTCCGTCCATGCCAGGCGTGGCGCGTTTGAGCATTGACCTGTTGGTGGAAGAAGCCCGCGAATTGGTTCAACTGGGGATGCCGGCGGTCGCGTTATTTCCGGTCACTCCCCCCGAAAAGAAAACTCCAAATGGCGAGGAAGCGTTCAATCCCGACGGCTTGGCTCAGCGGGCTGTGCGGTCGCTGAAGTCCGCACTTCCGGAGTTGGGTGTGATCACCGATGTGGCGCTGGATCCTTTTACCAGCCACGGCCAGGACGGCCTATTGAACGCTCGGGGCGATGTGCTCAATGATGAGACCGTCGCCGTGTTGGTTCAGCAAGCCCTTTCCCACGCCGAGGCGGGTGCGGACATGGTGGCGCCATCCGATATGATGGATGGGCGGATCGGCGCCATTCGCGCGGCGTTGGAGTGCGGCGGGTTCACGGAAACCCGCATTCTTTCTTACGCCGTCAAGTATGCGTCGAGCTACTATGGGCCATTTCGTGATGCCGTGGGATCGGCGGCCAATCTCGGCCGTGCGGACAAAAAAACCTATCAGATGGATCCGGCCAATGCGCTCGAAGCGCTCCACGAAGTGGCGTTGGATCTGGGCGAAGGCGCCGACATCGTGATGGTCAAGCCGGGTATGCCTTATTTGGACGTGGTTCGGCGGGTCAAAGATGAATTTGGCGTGCCGACTTTCGTCTACCAGGTCAGCGGCGAGTACGCCATGTTGAAGGCGGCCAGCGAAAATGGCTGGTTGGACGAGACGGCGGTGGTTTTGGAGTCGTTGATCGCGTTCAAACGGGCCGGTGCGGACGCCATTTTGACCTATTTCGCCAAACAAGCGGCGGCTTGGCTACGCCAGCTTTAG
- a CDS encoding methyltransferase domain-containing protein translates to MNQATSKDYENAIIDYYDNCEIDYKMLWRLDRCMAMHFGYWDETTKGVSDALLRENQVLAERVGITAEDRVLDAGCGVGGSSIWLAREIGCSVTGITLSQQQVDHAATNANKHGVADKVTFERRDFINTGYPDASFDVVWGVESVCHAENKADFIREAFRILKPGGRLVVADFFFSRPQYAPEETEILQEWISGWSVQDLEYSGNFRRDLDETGFVDVDMEDATEHVKPSAKRLYQYAALSRWGAKILLLFRIRNRTQDGNIRAVHRQWLALQQGLWQYGIFSARKPA, encoded by the coding sequence GTGAACCAGGCGACCAGCAAAGATTACGAAAACGCAATTATCGACTACTACGACAATTGCGAGATCGACTACAAAATGCTTTGGCGTCTCGACCGATGCATGGCGATGCATTTCGGCTATTGGGACGAGACCACCAAGGGCGTATCCGATGCCTTGCTGCGCGAGAACCAGGTGTTAGCCGAACGCGTGGGTATCACAGCGGAAGATCGTGTATTGGACGCCGGTTGTGGGGTTGGCGGCAGCTCGATCTGGTTGGCCCGAGAAATCGGCTGTTCGGTCACTGGCATTACTCTGAGCCAACAACAAGTGGATCACGCGGCCACAAACGCAAACAAGCATGGCGTGGCCGACAAAGTCACCTTCGAGCGACGTGATTTCATCAACACCGGCTATCCCGATGCGAGTTTCGACGTTGTTTGGGGTGTCGAGTCGGTTTGTCACGCTGAGAACAAGGCGGATTTCATTCGAGAGGCGTTTCGTATTTTGAAACCGGGTGGACGTCTTGTCGTGGCCGACTTCTTTTTCTCCCGTCCTCAATACGCGCCGGAAGAAACCGAAATTCTCCAGGAATGGATATCCGGCTGGAGTGTTCAGGATTTGGAATACAGTGGCAATTTTCGCCGCGACCTCGATGAAACTGGCTTTGTCGACGTCGATATGGAAGACGCCACAGAGCACGTCAAACCGTCGGCAAAACGGCTGTACCAATACGCAGCACTTTCCCGATGGGGTGCAAAAATCCTGTTGTTGTTCCGGATTCGCAATCGCACGCAAGACGGCAACATACGCGCGGTTCATCGTCAATGGCTGGCGCTGCAGCAGGGTTTGTGGCAATACGGGATTTTCTCGGCCCGCAAACCCGCCTAG
- a CDS encoding LysR substrate-binding domain-containing protein, with product MTLTELRYIVAVARERHFGRAAESCFVSQPTLSVAVRKLEEELGVALFERGRNEVCLTPVGERIVEQAGRVLEEAAVVRQIAQQGKDQLVGPLRVGAIYTIGPYLLPHLIPRLGRLAPEMPLVIEESYTRTLAERLKQGELDVILVSLPFDQPQIEISPLYDEPFVVVIPSSHRWIRRDAVSARELASENLLLLGEGHCFREQVLDACPGCGRGDNGSMQRGVEGSSLETIRHMVASGLGVTVLPKTSTLSAPQWDSLLAIRPFRGKVPCRRVVMVWRRSFPRPKAVEILRRAILDCRLPGVSYIERQVEAVGI from the coding sequence ATGACGCTTACCGAACTGAGATATATCGTCGCCGTCGCGCGTGAAAGGCATTTCGGCCGCGCAGCGGAGAGTTGCTTCGTCAGCCAGCCGACATTGAGTGTTGCCGTGCGTAAACTGGAGGAAGAGCTGGGCGTCGCCCTGTTCGAACGGGGACGTAACGAAGTCTGCCTGACGCCCGTCGGCGAGCGGATTGTGGAACAGGCCGGCCGGGTTTTGGAAGAAGCCGCGGTTGTGAGGCAGATCGCGCAGCAGGGCAAAGATCAACTGGTGGGTCCGCTTCGCGTGGGCGCCATCTATACCATCGGACCGTATCTGCTTCCTCATTTAATTCCTCGTCTTGGCCGGCTCGCGCCTGAGATGCCACTGGTTATTGAAGAGAGCTACACGCGGACGCTTGCCGAGCGGTTGAAGCAAGGGGAATTGGACGTGATTCTTGTTTCTTTGCCGTTCGACCAACCCCAGATCGAAATTTCGCCGCTCTATGATGAGCCCTTCGTGGTGGTCATACCTTCCAGCCATCGCTGGATTCGCCGCGACGCCGTGTCGGCGCGAGAGCTCGCGAGTGAGAATTTGTTACTGCTGGGCGAAGGCCATTGCTTCCGAGAGCAGGTGCTCGATGCCTGTCCGGGGTGTGGTCGCGGGGATAACGGGTCGATGCAGCGAGGGGTAGAAGGCAGTAGCCTGGAGACCATTCGCCATATGGTCGCCAGCGGGTTGGGCGTGACGGTTCTGCCAAAAACATCGACGTTGAGCGCTCCGCAATGGGATAGTTTGCTGGCCATTCGACCGTTTCGAGGGAAAGTCCCTTGTCGCCGCGTGGTCATGGTCTGGCGGCGGAGCTTTCCCCGGCCCAAGGCCGTCGAAATATTGCGCCGCGCGATTTTGGATTGTCGGCTTCCGGGCGTCAGCTACATAGAACGGCAGGTGGAAGCCGTCGGTATTTGA
- a CDS encoding HDOD domain-containing protein: MTDVSVHDGFSPGLPAEARDSDRVSPSIVDMRDVYIGRQPIFDRDLKVQYYELLYRSSRVDWAEFEDGDEATSQLLNNSMIEIGLDRIASSRPVFINLTRSFVTGRIPLPLDQQRVGLEILDEVGVDEEVIDSVRRFSEQGFTISLDDFIFQPHLRPLLRYADIVKLDVQRLGRSGVLDQLALLRNFDVKLLAQKIESKPDFEFYRKLGFDYFQGYFIAKPSLIAGKQLAVNRVHTLRLLAEVENPAVSVKGLEDIIRNDVVLSVKLLRYINSAFFGLVRKFESIREAVIYLGLKPLKVWVSLIILSRMEDQPAELMRIALIRAKMAEALADMLGEQSVEKFFTMGLFSTLDTLMDMSMKDVVDSLPLNEEVAEALVNRGGAAGELLTCVLDQERGTWRPEGYFDLSPADVRQCYFDAIAWCDEASKFMVSA; the protein is encoded by the coding sequence GTGACGGACGTGTCAGTTCATGATGGATTTTCACCGGGCCTTCCTGCCGAGGCGCGTGATAGCGACCGAGTATCGCCGTCTATCGTGGACATGCGTGACGTTTACATTGGACGGCAACCCATTTTTGATCGCGATCTTAAGGTTCAGTACTACGAGTTGCTCTACCGTTCCAGTCGGGTCGACTGGGCCGAGTTCGAAGATGGAGACGAAGCCACTTCCCAGTTGCTGAACAACAGTATGATCGAAATCGGTCTCGACCGAATCGCCAGCAGCCGTCCGGTTTTTATTAATCTCACCCGCAGCTTTGTCACCGGTCGAATACCATTGCCATTAGACCAGCAGCGTGTCGGCCTTGAGATTCTCGACGAAGTGGGTGTCGACGAAGAGGTGATCGACTCCGTCCGACGTTTCTCCGAGCAAGGATTTACCATTTCTCTGGACGATTTCATTTTTCAGCCTCACTTACGCCCCCTGCTGCGCTACGCCGATATCGTCAAACTGGATGTTCAAAGGCTGGGCCGTTCCGGTGTGCTCGACCAATTGGCCTTACTCCGCAACTTCGACGTGAAGTTGTTAGCCCAAAAAATCGAGAGCAAGCCCGATTTCGAGTTTTATCGCAAACTGGGTTTCGATTATTTTCAGGGATATTTTATCGCCAAGCCCAGTCTGATCGCGGGTAAGCAACTGGCGGTTAACCGGGTTCATACCTTGCGGTTGCTGGCGGAAGTTGAGAATCCCGCCGTTTCGGTTAAAGGTCTTGAAGACATAATCCGCAACGATGTGGTGTTGAGCGTCAAGTTGCTACGTTATATCAATTCCGCGTTTTTCGGCCTGGTGCGCAAATTCGAATCGATCCGAGAAGCGGTGATTTACTTGGGACTCAAGCCGCTCAAGGTGTGGGTCAGCTTGATTATATTGTCCCGAATGGAAGACCAGCCTGCGGAGTTGATGCGAATTGCGTTGATCCGGGCCAAGATGGCCGAGGCCCTTGCGGACATGCTGGGCGAGCAGTCCGTCGAAAAATTCTTTACTATGGGGTTGTTTTCCACACTCGACACCTTGATGGACATGTCCATGAAGGATGTCGTGGACTCGCTCCCACTCAACGAAGAAGTCGCAGAGGCTTTAGTGAATCGCGGCGGTGCCGCCGGAGAGCTGCTGACCTGCGTATTAGACCAAGAGCGTGGCACATGGAGACCAGAAGGCTACTTTGATCTGTCTCCAGCGGACGTGCGGCAGTGCTATTTCGATGCCATCGCTTGGTGCGATGAGGCATCGAAGTTCATGGTGAGTGCCTGA
- the hemF gene encoding oxygen-dependent coproporphyrinogen oxidase has protein sequence MPDSSVDVLAVRAYLTELQDRLCDAVEKADAVARFHEDRWERVRGGGGRTRVLRDGGLMEQAGVNFSHVMGDALPPSATAQRPELAGRSYQAMGVSVVFHPRNPYVPTTHANVRLFVAEKPGQPPIWWFGGGFDLTPYYPFHEDVIHWHQVAREACAGFDEQAYSRFKRWCDEYFYLRHRDETRGVGGLFFDDLNDGGFEHCFAFLRRVGDAFWQAYEPIAARRRAMSFGDREREFQLYRRGRYVEFNLVYDRGTLFGLQSGGRTESILMSLPPLVSWRYGWQPEQGSPEARLYDEYLKPRDWLGELEQV, from the coding sequence ATGCCTGATAGCTCTGTCGATGTGCTGGCCGTTCGGGCCTATTTGACCGAACTTCAAGATCGCCTTTGCGATGCGGTGGAGAAAGCCGACGCGGTCGCGCGTTTTCACGAAGACCGATGGGAGCGAGTCCGCGGCGGAGGGGGACGTACACGGGTGCTGCGAGATGGCGGCTTGATGGAACAGGCGGGGGTGAATTTTTCCCACGTCATGGGTGATGCCTTGCCGCCCTCAGCCACTGCTCAGCGTCCCGAGCTGGCGGGGCGCAGCTACCAGGCCATGGGGGTTTCGGTTGTTTTTCATCCGCGCAATCCGTATGTCCCGACGACTCACGCCAATGTGCGGTTGTTCGTCGCTGAAAAACCCGGTCAACCGCCCATATGGTGGTTCGGGGGCGGATTCGATCTGACGCCCTACTATCCCTTCCATGAAGATGTGATTCATTGGCATCAGGTGGCCCGAGAAGCTTGTGCGGGGTTTGACGAGCAAGCTTATTCGCGATTCAAACGGTGGTGCGATGAGTATTTCTATTTACGGCATCGCGACGAAACGCGCGGTGTCGGCGGGCTGTTTTTCGACGATTTGAATGACGGTGGATTCGAGCATTGTTTTGCGTTTCTCCGCCGTGTCGGAGATGCCTTCTGGCAAGCGTATGAGCCGATTGCTGCCCGGCGGCGTGCAATGTCCTTTGGCGACCGGGAACGCGAATTTCAGCTATACCGCCGAGGTCGATATGTGGAGTTCAATTTGGTCTACGATCGCGGCACTTTGTTCGGCCTGCAATCCGGCGGGCGAACTGAATCCATATTGATGTCATTGCCTCCGCTTGTCAGCTGGCGATACGGCTGGCAGCCCGAACAAGGTAGCCCAGAGGCGCGATTGTACGATGAGTATCTCAAGCCTCGGGATTGGCTCGGGGAGTTGGAACAAGTGTGA